The genomic region TCAGCCGATTGGATGTCGCGCAATCTACATCGACGAATTGAATGTGCTTTTCCAATTGAAAAACCTAAACTAAAAAATGAACTCATCGATATTCTGAACATTCAGCTCAGCGACAATACAACAGCCCGACTAATTAATGAAAAATTGGAAAATATCAAGCTGAAAAATGAGATTGATGTACCAGAAAAGCGCGCACAAAGGGATATTTTTATGTACCTTGAGAAAATTGAATTGGCTAAACATTCCAAAAAAATAGAGATTTAGTAATCGACCTCTTAAAACCACACCGATGAAACAACTTATTTTATCTCGCCATGCCAAAACAGAAGTCATTCGATACGACATCAGTGATTTTGAGCGCAATTTAACAAACAGAGGAATCAATGATTCAGCTCTGGTTTCAGATCATTTATTAAAGAAAGGGATTCAAACGGAACTTATTATATCCAGTCCTGCCAATAGAGCGATTGCAACTGCCAGACTCTTTGCAAATCGTTTTAGTATTCACTCGGATAAAATTGTGGAGGTAGATCAACTTTATCATGGGTTTAGCACTCAGGAGTTTTTAGAAATGTTACAAGATAAAGCTGGTCAAATCAATCATGTTTGGGTCTTTGGTCATAATCCCGATATTGCGTCATGGGCTTACAATCTTCTTGAAGAAGCTTATCTGCATGTGCCAACGGGTACAGCCATCGGAATAGAATTCGATGTAGAAAACTGGTCTGATATTGATGCGCGATCGGGAAAATTAATTCACTACACAACACCAAAAATGCTAAAAGAATAAGCTCAGATTAAAACTGATCTTTTTTACTTATAGGTAGACTTATTGCTTCCCAAAAACAATCTTCCCCATATTATCGATGATTAACTTCCCATCAAGTTTTGCTTGAGTTTCGGGATGTATAAACCCTTTTATCAGTTTGGTTTTTCTATCGATCACCAAAGATTTTATCTGAGATTCTGAAAGACTCTTGCCCATAAATTCGAACGGAATAATAAAACGACATCCCTGCTTGTAATTCGAACAACCATAGGCAGCATTTCCTTTCATCATTGTTCCTTCTTTACACATCGGACAATGCCAAACTTCAGCTTCTTCGGGAACAAAACTTAATTCGAAAGAAGGATCAAAAATTAAAATACCATTCTGCTTATTTCCGTCAACCTCAAATCCTTTGATCTTAGGCGTTTTCTGTTTTAGGATTAAAGCTTCTATTTGTTTATCCGTAAGCTTTTTATTTTGAAATTGAAATGGCAAACGGATATCACAACCATTCTTCCAATTGCTACACCCCCAGGAGTTCTTGCCTTTCAATATTTGTCCTTCTTTGCATTTAGGACACGTCAGTTCTTTTGCTTTAACGACAGCCTTTTTTTCAGATTTATCTTTGACTTTCTCCTCCTCTACAGCAGCAATTTTCTGAATATGTGTTCGGGATTTAACATCCTTAACAATATTAAAAACCATCTGCTTTAACTCAATCATAAACTGATCAACCTCATAATTTCCCTGTTCAATGTCTCTCAGTTTTTTCTCCCAAAGTCCTGTCAGTTCTGCTGATTTCAACAGTTCATTCTGAATGGTGTCGATCAACTGAATTCCGGCAACAGTTGCCACAAGACGTTTCTTCTCTTTTCTAATATATTTGCGACGGAAAAGTGTCTCAATAATATTAGCTCGGGTAGATGGTCGCCCAATTCCATTCTCTTTCATCAACTCTCTCAGTTCATCGTCATCAACCTGCTTTCCTGCTGTTTCCATAGCACGCAATAAAGTTGCTTCAGAATAATATTTTGGAGGTTGAGTTTGCTTCTCAGCTAAATCCGGAACATGCTCACCGCTTTCACCCTTCTCAAACACAGGTAGAATCGTTCCTTCGCCAACATTGCTGTCTTTTGAGAAAAGAACACGCCAACCTGGCTCAATAATCTGTTTCCCCGTTGCTTTAAAATCGATATTCGTCACCTGCCCCAATACCGTTGTATGACTCACTTTACAATCAGGATAGAAAACAGCGATAAAACGCCGTGTAACTAAATCGTAAACCTGTTTTTCTTCATAACGCAGCCCACCGGGTTGCACCCCTGTTGGAATAATGGCGTGGTGATCGGTTACCTTTTTATTATCAAATACCTTTTTCGATTTACGTATTTTTTCTCCAAGTAACACCTCCGTAAATTCCTTGTAAGGTGTTAATTTTTTAAGAATATCAGGTACTTTTTTATAGATATCATCTGTTAGGTATGTCGTATCAACTCTGGGATAAGTCGTCAGTTTCTTTTCATATAAGCTTTGAATAATTCGTAGAGTTTCTTCAGCAGAGAGATTCAACTTTCTATTGCAATCAACCTGAAGTGAAGTCAAATCGTACAATTGAGGAGGCAACTCCTTACCTGCTTTTCGCTCAAAAGAAACCACTTCAAAAAGCTCCGACTTAATTTTACTTAAAAATTCAACGCCTTCTTCTTTCTTATCAAAACGTCCACGAGTTGCTGCAAAAGTGACCTCTCGATAAACCGTTTTTAGTTCCCAATAGGTTTGGGGAACAAAATTATCGATCTCTTTCTGGCGATTCACAATCAGTGCCAAAGTTGGTGTTTGAACACGACCAATGGAAAGCACATTTTTACCACTACCGTATTTAAGAGTAAACAAACGTGTGGCATTCATGCCCAAAAGCCAGTCACCAATCGCTCGTGATGAGCCTGCCGCATATAAACGATCAAATTCTTTCCCATCTCTTAAGTTGTCAAAACCTTCCCGAATTGCCTCTTCGGTAAGAGATGAGATCCATAGACGCTTAATCGGCACATTGCATTTTGCTTTATGAAGCACCCAGCGCTGTATGACCTCTCCTTCCTGACCGGCATCACCACAGTTTATCACTTCTTCCGCATTCTGTATCAATTTTGCCAGGATATCAAACTGTTTTTGCACCCCAGTATCATCAATCACTTTAATTGCAAAACGCCCAGGAATCATTGGCAAATCATTCATATGCCAATATTTCCAATTCAGATTATAATCACCTGGTTCTTTAAGTGTACACAGATGCCCAAAAGTCCAGGAAATCTGATAGCCATTGCCCTCATAATAACCATTTTTCTGACTCTTGGCTCCCAAAATCATCGCAATTTCACGCGCAACACTTGGTTTCTCTGCAATACAAACTTTCATCCGCAATTATTTAAATTTTCAATACGTTAAAAACGCAGGTAAACAGATCGATTTATGATCTACAAATATTTATCTAACATCTCAAAAAGAACCGTTTTAGTTACGGGTTTTGAAATATAATCGTTCATTCCAGCTTCTTTCGACTTTCTATTTTCATCAGAATAAGCATTAGCCGTCATACATATGATAGGAATCTTAATGCCAATTTCTCTCAAATTGAGACTGACTTCATATCCATTGATAATTGGCATCTGAATATCCATTAAAACTAAACCATAATCCCCTGAGTTAGGAATAAGAATCTCCAAAGCTTCTTTCCCGTTTTTAACCCATTCCACATTATAATTGGCTTTTTCAAGTAGTGTTTTTACAATCTTTCCATTTATGAAATCATCCTCCACTAAAAGGATTTTACAACTTGCTTTCTCTACCATCGTAACATTTAATTCTACACCTCAATGTCAATAAAATCAACTTTTCCAGACTTGCCTAAAACATATATTTAAATTCCAATGAAAAGAGATTATCCTCCTTAGAACAACTATAGTTAGCCGTAATTATCATCAATTTAAAAGGCGAAAGCCACAAACCACCTCCATATCCATGGTGCAGCGTTTCTGACCGTTCTCCTGAACTCCAAACTCGTCCAACATCATTAAAGGCTAAAATACCAAACTCACCAGCTAGCAAATACGTTCTAAACTGTGATAATCTGAAACGAATGTCCGTATTTTGATAAAAGACACCGTCTCCAGCAAATCGATCCAATGCAAATCCTCTTAAATTTGATTTCAGCCCCAACCTATTCGCATGAACTAAAGAATAACCATCCGAATTATACGCCCCGCCAACTCGAATAGCTAAAACAGTTCTTGCAGGTGGACTGAAACTGAAAAACAAGCGCATGTCAGACGAAACCCGGTCAAAATCCCGATCGTTCCGTCCTAACCCCTTGAAAACCTGAAAAGCCGACTGCCAGTAAATCCCTCGCGAAGGAAGTACTTCTGAGTTTCTGGAATCCCAAATATAATCAATATTTATTCCTAAATATTTCCTTGTCGAAAAATCCTTATTGGGATCTAAATCATACTTAAGATTCGAAAAATCTGTCACAAACCGATTTTCAGTCCTTTGCAGCCTTGATTGATCGAAAAAAACACCTGCTTTTATTTGATGATTTGTATTAAAATTAAATCTCAATCGCGGATTTATACTCAACCTTTCAAAACGCAGTCTATTATAGGTATTGTCGTCAGATTGTATATTTTCACTGTCATTTCCCATTCCGTAATAATAGCCCTGAAAATTTGGTGAGTTATAATTTACACTTCCCTCTAAATCTATATTTCTAAAAATAGATTTTAGTTCACCCAGATATTTAACTTGATAAGAAGGGTAATTAAACGCATAATTAATTAAAAGTTTATGCTTGGAAGCAAACGGTTCTTTTTTGAACGCATGTGATGTGTAATTAACACCCGCCCCTAAGATCAGGCCATCATCACTCACAAAATTCCCGTTAAGCATTGGGCTGACAATATCGTATTTAAAAGCTTTTCTATTATACACATTTACCTCAGCACTGTTCGATGTTTTATTCCTATAAACGGCATCCTTATTAATATGAAGCTTTGTTTTGTCATAAACACTCACCAAACCTCTTCGGGTATCCTGCAAGTCAAATTGATCTTTACCTTTGCCTCCTACAAGTTTAAGTCTGACTCCTTTACCTTCAGTTTTGCCTTGTATTTTAAACTGATCTTTACCTTTTAAACCAAATAGCCGAACCTCATCTGTTTGATCCGGATAAAAGGTTCTTGCATAAATGAGATCCCTCTTTTTATCCTTTTTTGATAAATGAAACACGTTTACATTCAAACTACCATCGTTTTGCCAATTGGCCTGATAGAGCTCTTTTTCATTGGTTCCCACAACATCAACTCCCTTTGCTAAAAAGGAATAAAAATCCATGGCCATTTGAGGCAGAAGATCTCGTCGGGCTTTTAGTTTTGAAATCAAAATATCTCCGGATATTGCAAATACTTCAGTCGGCAAATCCGAAACGGCTGATTCAATAAGCTCATCACTTAATTTGAATTTCAGATCGTTAGCCATATATTCCCAATCTGCTTTTGTTTTTGACGATAAAAAACTACGATCAAAATAGCGGGAGTTGAACCCCAACCCTGAAACATTTTCAACGATAGAATCAAACACCTGAAATTTAGGTATCAGCCACTTTCGACGCATCAACCATGGAAGTTTCCCATCAGTATAGAAAAAAACCTGGTCTCTATCCCGAGGAATAGGCCGAACAATCGTTTTATCATCTTCTTCAAAACTTGCCCATCGCCACTGATCATCGTGCCTGTCCCAATCGTTAAGAAAAATATCAAAAAGGCGGGCTCTTAAAACAGCATCCTCATCAATACGAATATTGGAATTTTTATAGCGCTTTTTCAAAAGTTTATCTGTGCTTAAAATCTCTTTGCTTCCACCAAATAGGCCGGAATCCGACCAATCTCCGGAAGCCCTTTCTTCAAATAAGAATAGTTCATTCTTAAAACCATCCTGATAAATTCCAAAACGAGGATCGTCAGGCACATATACAATTTTGGGTTGAGTATGGTAAACGCCTGCAGCCTCTGCCATTTTAGGCACAACCAAAGCAGCATATGGGTAAGACTCCGAAATACCATCCTGAACAATTTCAGCTGCCAATGTCTTCCGAAGACTCTGAGGAATGGCTTTCTCGGTATATTTTTCAACTGAACGCAAAACATATTGATGCCCATCCTTAGCCTCCAAACGCAACGATCTCGTCTGCTGACCTCCTCCCCGCTTTATAATTTTCAATCCTCCTTTTTCCTTACCGATATCAAAAACGGGGACCTTAATCGGTGTCCTCCATTCCTCACGATAATTATGCCCTAAATAGTTTAATTTAAATTGACTTGTTGTATTATAAACCTGGCTTGCAGCAATGCTTATTGTACTGTCTGAAAAATCAATCGATTGATCACGCTTTAAGATCTCATTATCTGAGGAACTAATATGTTGATAAAGGCATCTGGAAAAAGCCAAACGTGGTGCTTTTTGGCCCTCTCGACCCACCGCCCAGAATTCAAGAATTACTCGACCATCCTCGTAAAAATTCAATTTGGAGAAACCGACTTCGCGCAAAGCAAAATCCATTTTTTTCTCATTCACATAACTTGTTTGACTTGCTGAACCCGAAACAACCTGATAAGAATCACCTATTTGCTTAAACTGCAAACTATTATCATGAGCAGCAACAGAAATCAACCGAGGTGATTTCCCAAGCATCTTTTTAGCCATATAACGCATTTGCTTATAATATGGCGAAGCAAAATCCTGAGGGGTTCCCAGGAATTTTCGATACAGTTCAACGGGACCTGGAAAAGGGAAATTACCGGCATGTTTTCCACCACTATACAAGGGGTGATGACTAGCTAAAATTAGTTTCTTATTCTCATTTCGTTTGAAAGCATCACTCAACTGAATTAAAAAGTCGGCCGTATTTTCAAATCCACATTCAGATTCAGGTTTCTCACCAAAATGCAACCACCATTGCGAGTCAACAACCAAAAGAACAATATCATCGCTTAGTTCAATTTCAATCGGTCCGGGACACCCTCCCGATGGTAAAAACACATCTCCCTTATTTAAATAATCCTCAACATAGTTTTCAAAATTCATTAATGATTCCCAGCCGTTTTTCTTATTCAGAGTCCACTCCTGATCACCAGGAATAAAAACAACTTCTCCATCAAAATCTTTAACCAAATCAAGGAAATGATTCAGATCTTCACTTTCAAATTCTTCATCTTCCCTATCACAATTTAAGTACTCTTTCGAAATGACATTTCCCAAAACAACCAGGGTTCCGTCCTTTCCAGAATCTGACAATTGCCCACTGAGCATTTTCATATTAGCTTCCACCAACGGTCCCTCACCAATATCACCCACAAAATAGACGCTATGCATCAGTTGAGTACTATCTAAAACAGGACGTTCTGTATTCCCTAAAACATTAAGAGATACCAAAGAAAAAAACAGATAATATATATATTTTGCCATTGAGGTTTTTGAAATAATCAATAATAAAACAAAGTGATCACCTTTTAAATGAGCTGACACATCAATTCTTCAAAACGGGCTTGTAATCAAACTGATATATTTTGCCTGACATCATCTTCCCTTCTGTTGAAATAAAAAGAGTCCCGTCAGGCGTAAAACAAATGCCCTCTGGTTGAGGAAAAATTTTACGTTTCAATCTGTTCACAGCTAACAATTCTCCTTGAGGATTTAACACCAAAAGTAATTTCCCAACCGAGCCTAAGACATAGATATTTCTACTGATTGGATGTATGGCTATAGCGGATGGTTGAAAAGTCAGATTCCCCTTGGAAGGATTAATACCCTTTAATAACTTATTCGAAAATTTCGTATATGCATCCAAATTCAAAATTGTCTCTAATTCTCCCTGATCAATCAGGATATCAGGATACTTACTCAAACTACTGTCCTTAATGGAATAACGATAAATTGCTCTCTTATCCATATAACTCGAATCCTTATGAGCAAGCCCTTTGCAAGCAATTAACAAAGTTTGATTGGAAGCATCATATGCCAAACCCTCTGTATCATTTTTGCTCCCAAGTCCTGTTTTCACTTTAATGCTTTCACTTTTTGAATGAGACATGTCATTAATAAAATACAACTTGCCATCACTACGCAAAGCAACCACCTTGTTATCCATCATTTCCACTGCTTCAAAATCACCTTTTTTTGCAAACTTAATTCGCTGAGTAATTTTTCTTTTCTGAATATCGTACTCAAAAACATAGCCTTGTTCATCATTAATACAAAGCAACTTATGATCTCCTTTATAGGTCAAGCCCGAAATCTCTCTTAATTCCTTACTTAAAATATAGGTTCTACTGGGCTGATTAATACGATAAGGGAAGTGAGTATAATTTTCTGACAAGAAGCAAGTTTGTTTGTTTTTTTTATTCTTTGAACACGCAGAAAAAACCACAACAAAGACCAACAATATCAACAGCTTAACTTTCTTTAGACAAGGCATAGTTCGATTTTATTTTCATTGATAAAAATAAACAAAACCCAAGCATTATCCCAACAATATGAATGAAAACAAACAGCAAAAACTAAACAATAAAGCCTTCTACAGGCCATCCTTTTCCAAAATAATTCCCTCTATTCATCGGACGAACAAATCCAGCTCCCGAATGAATCAAGATTATTGCTATCTTTAATCATTCACATTTTATTGATTTCAACATCTTATTTTATGTCTATTATAGATCAAGCAGAAGCTTTTGTTATTGATTTTTTTGAGAAAAATCACAAGCCCATATATACATACCACAATCTGGAACACACAAAAAATGTGGTAAAACATGCAGGTAAAATTGGAACCATATTGGAATTTTCAGAAGCAGATATGGAAATCTTAATACTTGCCGCCTGGTTTCATGACACCGGCTATTTTCAAGGTTTTATCAACCATGAAGCAACCAGTAGTAAAATTGCTGAAGAATTTTTAAAAGAAAAAAATTACCCCAATGAGAAAATTGAACGAGTTTCGAGTGCGATTATAAATACCAAACTGCCCTATAAAGCGTGCGAATGTGATATTTCGAAGGCTCTTTGTGATGCCGATTTACAACATTTATCTTCGAAAAATTTCATGAAATCATCAGATAAACTGCGTGAAGAAAGATCTGCCTTAATCGAACACGAAATTTCAACCAAAACCTACTGGGAAGAAACTCTAAACTTCTTAAAAAAACACAACTACTGTACTGAATATGGCAAAAAGGTAATGGCAAAAAAGAAGGAACTCAACATTCAAAAAGTAACTGAGAAGGTTAATTCCTATCAAAATAAAGAGATTCAAAAACTCAATGAGAAAGTAATTAAACTTGAAAACCAAAACCTAAAATTAAAGATGCCTCAACGTGGTATAGAAACCATGTTTAAGGTTACGTCACGAAATCAAATTAACCTGAGTTCCATTGCCGATAAGAAAGCCAACCTGATGATATCAGTAAATTCCATCATCATTTCTGCCATTTTTTTCATTTTTAAGAATATCATGGAAGTCCCTCACTTCATAATCCCCTGTTTGATTCTTTTAGGCGTCAGTTTGGTAACGATTATATACTCCGTTTTGGCTACCAGACCCAACGTAACATCCGGAACTTTTTCGCAACAAGATGTTGAAGAAAAAAAAGTGAACCTTCTTTTCTTTGGTAATTTTCATCGCATGCATGTTGATGATTATTCTAAAGCGTTAAAAGGTTTGATGGTTAACTACGACGATTTGTACGACAGTTTGATTAAAGACCAATATTATTTGGGAGTTGTACTGGGTAAAAAGTACAATTTACTGCGCATATCCTATACAATTTTCATGTTTGGTTTAATTATATCGGTACTTAGTTTTATTTTTGCAGCCATCTACCAACCCGTTTTCTTTTAATTGTACGAGTAATGAATAAGGTTGGTGATTAAATCAACCATAAACCAACTGTCTCAAATCAAAATAGCACAATGAACTTGTTTTACACACCCGATATAGAAGATAAATTTTATCAATTAAACGAAATTGAGTCGAAACATTGTGTTCGTGTTCTTCGCTTGAAAGAAGACGATCAAATTCATTTGATTGATGGCAAAGGCAACCTGTTTACGGCCAAAATCATTGATGCGCATCCTAAAAGATGTACCGTAGAATGCATTGAAAAACAAGCTGAATTTGAAAAACTAAATTACAAGCTACATATTGCTGCTGCACCAACTAAAAATATCGAACGGACAGAATGGTATATGGAAAAATGTACCGAGATTGGCATAGATGAATTCACACCTCTTCTTTGTCAGTTTTCAGAACGAAAAGTGGTTAAGATCGATCGCCTTTTTAAAGTCATCACATCAGCGGTTAAACAATCTTTAAAAGCTTACCACCCGAAATTAAACGAACTAACTAAATTTAAAGATTTGGTAAAAACTCCTTTTGATGGTGAAAAATATATTGCACATTGTTACGA from Ancylomarina subtilis harbors:
- a CDS encoding BamA/TamA family outer membrane protein — its product is MAKYIYYLFFSLVSLNVLGNTERPVLDSTQLMHSVYFVGDIGEGPLVEANMKMLSGQLSDSGKDGTLVVLGNVISKEYLNCDREDEEFESEDLNHFLDLVKDFDGEVVFIPGDQEWTLNKKNGWESLMNFENYVEDYLNKGDVFLPSGGCPGPIEIELSDDIVLLVVDSQWWLHFGEKPESECGFENTADFLIQLSDAFKRNENKKLILASHHPLYSGGKHAGNFPFPGPVELYRKFLGTPQDFASPYYKQMRYMAKKMLGKSPRLISVAAHDNSLQFKQIGDSYQVVSGSASQTSYVNEKKMDFALREVGFSKLNFYEDGRVILEFWAVGREGQKAPRLAFSRCLYQHISSSDNEILKRDQSIDFSDSTISIAASQVYNTTSQFKLNYLGHNYREEWRTPIKVPVFDIGKEKGGLKIIKRGGGQQTRSLRLEAKDGHQYVLRSVEKYTEKAIPQSLRKTLAAEIVQDGISESYPYAALVVPKMAEAAGVYHTQPKIVYVPDDPRFGIYQDGFKNELFLFEERASGDWSDSGLFGGSKEILSTDKLLKKRYKNSNIRIDEDAVLRARLFDIFLNDWDRHDDQWRWASFEEDDKTIVRPIPRDRDQVFFYTDGKLPWLMRRKWLIPKFQVFDSIVENVSGLGFNSRYFDRSFLSSKTKADWEYMANDLKFKLSDELIESAVSDLPTEVFAISGDILISKLKARRDLLPQMAMDFYSFLAKGVDVVGTNEKELYQANWQNDGSLNVNVFHLSKKDKKRDLIYARTFYPDQTDEVRLFGLKGKDQFKIQGKTEGKGVRLKLVGGKGKDQFDLQDTRRGLVSVYDKTKLHINKDAVYRNKTSNSAEVNVYNRKAFKYDIVSPMLNGNFVSDDGLILGAGVNYTSHAFKKEPFASKHKLLINYAFNYPSYQVKYLGELKSIFRNIDLEGSVNYNSPNFQGYYYGMGNDSENIQSDDNTYNRLRFERLSINPRLRFNFNTNHQIKAGVFFDQSRLQRTENRFVTDFSNLKYDLDPNKDFSTRKYLGINIDYIWDSRNSEVLPSRGIYWQSAFQVFKGLGRNDRDFDRVSSDMRLFFSFSPPARTVLAIRVGGAYNSDGYSLVHANRLGLKSNLRGFALDRFAGDGVFYQNTDIRFRLSQFRTYLLAGEFGILAFNDVGRVWSSGERSETLHHGYGGGLWLSPFKLMIITANYSCSKEDNLFSLEFKYMF
- a CDS encoding 16S rRNA (uracil(1498)-N(3))-methyltransferase — translated: MNLFYTPDIEDKFYQLNEIESKHCVRVLRLKEDDQIHLIDGKGNLFTAKIIDAHPKRCTVECIEKQAEFEKLNYKLHIAAAPTKNIERTEWYMEKCTEIGIDEFTPLLCQFSERKVVKIDRLFKVITSAVKQSLKAYHPKLNELTKFKDLVKTPFDGEKYIAHCYEGEKTHLKNLYSANQNALILIGPEGDFSPQEVELARANGFKEITLGTSRLRAETAGVVACNIISLANQ
- a CDS encoding Pycsar system effector family protein — its product is MSIIDQAEAFVIDFFEKNHKPIYTYHNLEHTKNVVKHAGKIGTILEFSEADMEILILAAWFHDTGYFQGFINHEATSSKIAEEFLKEKNYPNEKIERVSSAIINTKLPYKACECDISKALCDADLQHLSSKNFMKSSDKLREERSALIEHEISTKTYWEETLNFLKKHNYCTEYGKKVMAKKKELNIQKVTEKVNSYQNKEIQKLNEKVIKLENQNLKLKMPQRGIETMFKVTSRNQINLSSIADKKANLMISVNSIIISAIFFIFKNIMEVPHFIIPCLILLGVSLVTIIYSVLATRPNVTSGTFSQQDVEEKKVNLLFFGNFHRMHVDDYSKALKGLMVNYDDLYDSLIKDQYYLGVVLGKKYNLLRISYTIFMFGLIISVLSFIFAAIYQPVFF
- a CDS encoding type IA DNA topoisomerase produces the protein MKVCIAEKPSVAREIAMILGAKSQKNGYYEGNGYQISWTFGHLCTLKEPGDYNLNWKYWHMNDLPMIPGRFAIKVIDDTGVQKQFDILAKLIQNAEEVINCGDAGQEGEVIQRWVLHKAKCNVPIKRLWISSLTEEAIREGFDNLRDGKEFDRLYAAGSSRAIGDWLLGMNATRLFTLKYGSGKNVLSIGRVQTPTLALIVNRQKEIDNFVPQTYWELKTVYREVTFAATRGRFDKKEEGVEFLSKIKSELFEVVSFERKAGKELPPQLYDLTSLQVDCNRKLNLSAEETLRIIQSLYEKKLTTYPRVDTTYLTDDIYKKVPDILKKLTPYKEFTEVLLGEKIRKSKKVFDNKKVTDHHAIIPTGVQPGGLRYEEKQVYDLVTRRFIAVFYPDCKVSHTTVLGQVTNIDFKATGKQIIEPGWRVLFSKDSNVGEGTILPVFEKGESGEHVPDLAEKQTQPPKYYSEATLLRAMETAGKQVDDDELRELMKENGIGRPSTRANIIETLFRRKYIRKEKKRLVATVAGIQLIDTIQNELLKSAELTGLWEKKLRDIEQGNYEVDQFMIELKQMVFNIVKDVKSRTHIQKIAAVEEEKVKDKSEKKAVVKAKELTCPKCKEGQILKGKNSWGCSNWKNGCDIRLPFQFQNKKLTDKQIEALILKQKTPKIKGFEVDGNKQNGILIFDPSFELSFVPEEAEVWHCPMCKEGTMMKGNAAYGCSNYKQGCRFIIPFEFMGKSLSESQIKSLVIDRKTKLIKGFIHPETQAKLDGKLIIDNMGKIVFGKQ
- a CDS encoding SdiA-regulated domain-containing protein, coding for MSENYTHFPYRINQPSRTYILSKELREISGLTYKGDHKLLCINDEQGYVFEYDIQKRKITQRIKFAKKGDFEAVEMMDNKVVALRSDGKLYFINDMSHSKSESIKVKTGLGSKNDTEGLAYDASNQTLLIACKGLAHKDSSYMDKRAIYRYSIKDSSLSKYPDILIDQGELETILNLDAYTKFSNKLLKGINPSKGNLTFQPSAIAIHPISRNIYVLGSVGKLLLVLNPQGELLAVNRLKRKIFPQPEGICFTPDGTLFISTEGKMMSGKIYQFDYKPVLKN
- a CDS encoding SixA phosphatase family protein — encoded protein: MKQLILSRHAKTEVIRYDISDFERNLTNRGINDSALVSDHLLKKGIQTELIISSPANRAIATARLFANRFSIHSDKIVEVDQLYHGFSTQEFLEMLQDKAGQINHVWVFGHNPDIASWAYNLLEEAYLHVPTGTAIGIEFDVENWSDIDARSGKLIHYTTPKMLKE
- a CDS encoding response regulator, with protein sequence MVEKASCKILLVEDDFINGKIVKTLLEKANYNVEWVKNGKEALEILIPNSGDYGLVLMDIQMPIINGYEVSLNLREIGIKIPIICMTANAYSDENRKSKEAGMNDYISKPVTKTVLFEMLDKYL